The Streptomyces asoensis DNA window GACGCAGGCCTGGATAGGCGTGCCCGCCGACTTCTGGTACGCGTCGCTGCACTACCTCGTGACCCCTGTGATCCTGGTCTGGCTGTTCCGGTCCCGGACCGCGCTCTACCGGGCGGCCCGCACCTGGCTGATGACGTCCACGTTCATCGGCCTCATCGGCTTCACGCTGCTGCCCACCTGCCCGCCCCGGCTGCTGTCGGCCGGCCACGGCTTCGTGGACACCATGGCCCAGTACAGCTCGTACGGCTGGTGGGGCGGCGAGGCGAGCGCGCCGCGCGGCATGGGCGGCATGACCAACCAGTACGCGGCCATGCCCAGCCTGCACGTCGGCTGGGCCCTGTGGTGCGGCGTCATGCTCTGGCGCCACGGCGGCACGCGCACGGCGAGGACGGCGGGCGTCCTCTACCCGCTGATCACGACCCTCGTGGTGATGGGCACCGCCAACCACTACTTCCTCGACGCGGTCGCGGGCGCGGCCGTGATGGGCGTGGGCCTGCTGCTGACACCCCTGGTGATGCGCGGCGCGGACCGCGCCCGGCGGTACTTCGCGGCCCGCGTCCCCCTGGTCGCGGCGGCCTCCACGGGACCGTCGGCCCCGATTGTCAGTGGCGGATGCCAGACTTCGACGGGTGAGCGAATTCCACGGCAGCGCGAGTCACCGTTCGGCCCCGGAGCCGAACCGGGTGCCACCCCCTCGGACGCGGGGGACGGCGCTCCGGCAGCGGCTCGCTGAGCTGCGCGGTCCCGGCACCCCGGCCAAGGCGCTGGACGCCCGTGCCCTCGCGGCCCTGGCCGCGAACCCCGGCTGCGAGCGGCGCGCGATCCTCGACGGCGCCGGGGTGGACAAGGCGACGCTCGCGGACGCGCTCGGCTCACCGTCGGCCTTCGGCCAGTCGCAGTTCGCCCTCACGCGGGGCAACGCGTTCGAGGCGAAGGTGAAGAAGGA harbors:
- a CDS encoding phosphatase PAP2 family protein, which gives rise to MPQTETPGTEAAPRARLRWWTELPLLVLVYACYSAGRLLARGDVTTAVDHGLAILRVEKFLHINAEHPLNRLFRTQAWIGVPADFWYASLHYLVTPVILVWLFRSRTALYRAARTWLMTSTFIGLIGFTLLPTCPPRLLSAGHGFVDTMAQYSSYGWWGGEASAPRGMGGMTNQYAAMPSLHVGWALWCGVMLWRHGGTRTARTAGVLYPLITTLVVMGTANHYFLDAVAGAAVMGVGLLLTPLVMRGADRARRYFAARVPLVAAASTGPSAPIVSGGCQTSTGERIPRQRESPFGPGAEPGATPSDAGDGAPAAAR